From Tiliqua scincoides isolate rTilSci1 chromosome 2, rTilSci1.hap2, whole genome shotgun sequence, the proteins below share one genomic window:
- the LOC136640412 gene encoding zinc finger and SCAN domain-containing protein 30-like, producing the protein MNGQTSRGPEEGTGEVTIRDQPESLRKPQQGQEEPGRGMQQCWDAQWQQFLHTLQAPHSAQESPQQSEATPWDDAKAFLASFEQVAAACRWPRGEWVARLLPALSGEAQQAFSLLAARDKGDYGKVKAAILRGEALRREKQRQHFRQFCCSELEDPRRIYIQVQELCYQWLKPERHTKEQILELLILEQFLASLPADAQSWVRAGGPDSCAQAVAVLEDFLMSQREAKERLQEWPVGLLDVKEECLDVVQGNISKEDAEIFRDTKQNVKEEVVLPGLEIACSTSVLLLEEQDVGEDNLRKSLDVQVEQAMNLRKTDVPFHVVEQVPMQSSQQTTFWKVLQEDGENVDSLVDLAPHSVKKEEMFVPDPVQSPRFPGQDSDKELQEPRKSFSQRSNLLRYKRVQTGKKPHQCAECGKNFFRRSHLVSHQVIHTGKKPHRCPECGKSFAQRSNLLRHQNIHTGEKPHRCPDCGKSFSQRSHLLSHQNIHSGEKPHKCPECGESFSRKSYLRVHRNVHTGVKPHKCLECGESFSRKSYLRVHQNVHTGVKPHKCLECGKSFSWRSSLLTHLVIHTGKKPHKCPECGKNFLADHIC; encoded by the exons ATGAATGGGCAAACAAGTAGAGGTCCAGAGGAAGGAACAGGAGAAGTCACAATCAGAGATCAGCCTGAATCTCTGAGGAAGCCACAGCAGGGCCAAGAGGAGCCAGGCAGggggatgcagcagtgctgggatGCCCAATGGCAGCAGTTCCTCCACACCCTGCAGGCTCCTCATTCTGCACAGGAGAGCCCCCAGCAGTCAGAGGCCACACCCTGGGATGATGCCAAGGCCTTCCTGGCCTCCTTTGAGCAAGTGGCTGCAGCCTGTAGGTGGCCCagaggagagtgggtggctcggctcctgcctgccctgagtggAGAAGCCCAGCAGGCCTTCAGCCTCCttgcagccagagacaagggagaCTATGGAAAAGTGAAGGCTGCCATCTTGAGAGGTGAAGCcctgagaagggagaagcagcgcCAGCACTTCCGGCAGTTCTGCTGCTCAGAGCTGGAAGACCCACGAAGAATCTACATACAAGTCCAGGAACTTTGCTATCAATGGCTGAAGCCAGAGAGGCACACgaaggagcagatcctggagctgctgaTCCTGGAGCAGTTTCTGGCCAGCCTGCCTGCAGACGCCCAGAGCTGGGTCCGGGCCGGGGGACCAGACAGCTGTGCCCAGGCTGTGGCCGTGCTGGAGGATTTCCTGATGAGCCAAAGAGAGGCTAAG GAGCGCTTGCAAGAgtggcctgtgggtctccttgatgTAAAGGAGGAATGCTTGGATGTGGTGCAGGGGAACATCTCCAAAGAAGACGCAGAGATATTCAGGGACACCAAACAGAATGTCAAAGAGGAGGTTGTCTTGCCTG GACTTGAAATTGCATGTTCAACCTCAGTGCTTCTCCTTGAAGAACAGGACGTGGGTGAAGATAATTTGAGGAAGTCACTTGATGTCCAAGTGGAGCAG GCGATGAACCTCAGGAAGACGGATGTGCCTTTCCACGTGGTTGAGCAGGTGCCGATGCAGTCCAGCCAACAGACCACATTCTGGAAAGTTCTGCAGGAGGATGGTGAGAATGTGGATTCCCTGG TTGACCTGGCCCCCCATtcagtgaaaaaggaagagatgtTCGTCCCAGATCCTGTGCAAAGTCCGAGATTCCCAGGCCAGGACTCGGATAAGGAGTTGCAGGAACCAAGAAAGAGCTTCTCTCAGAGATCAAATTTATTAAGATATAAGCGGGTCCAGACAGGAAAGAAGCCACACCAATGTGCTGAGTGTGGGAAAAACTTCTTTCGGAGATCACATTTGGTATCCCATCAGGTGatccacacaggaaagaaaccTCACAGATGTCccgagtgtggaaaaagctttgcTCAGAGATCAAATTTGTTAAGGCATCAGAACATTCATACTGGGGAGAAACCTCACAGGTGTCCTGactgtggaaaaagcttctctcAGAGATCACATTTGTTAAGCCATCAGAACATTCATAGTGGGGAGAAACCTCACAAATGCCCCGAATGTGGAGAAAGTTTTTCTCGGAAATCATATCTGCGTGTCCATCGGAACGTTCATACTGGAGTGAAACCTCACAAATGCCTCGAATGTGGAGAAAGTTTTTCTCGGAAATCATATCTGCGTGTCCATCAGAACGTTCATACTGGAGTGAAACCTCACAAATGCCTGGAATGTGGTAAAAGCTTCTCTTGGAGATCAAGCTTGCTAACCCATCTGGTGatccacacaggaaagaaaccTCACAAATGTCCCGAGTGTGGGAAAAATTTTCTTGCAGATCACATTTGTTAA